In Thermodesulfobacteriota bacterium, the genomic window GCGCGCCCGCAGCACCCGCTCGTTGCCCCGGGCCACCACCGAGAGGTCCCGGGCCCGGGTGTTGGAGACCGTGACGAAGTGGTTCGTGAGCCGCCCGTCGCCGTCGGCCACCGCGAAGTACTTCTGGTGGGTCTTCATGGTGAGGATGAGGAGCTCCCGGGGAAGCTCCAGATAGCGCGGCTCGAAGCTGCCGGTGACCGCCACCGGGTACTCCACCAGGTAGGTCACCGTATCCAGGAGCTCCTCGTCCGGGATGGCCTCGCCCCCCACGGCCCGGGCGGCCTCGGCCACCTGGGTCGCGATGGCGGCCCGACGCTCCGCCGGGTCGAGCACCACCCAGGCGTCGCGCACCTTGCGGAAGTAGTCCTGGGGGTCCATGGCGTCGAAGGCCTCCGGGGCGTGGAACCGGTGGCCCCGACTGGCTCGCCCGCTGGTGATTTCGGCAAACTCCAGGGGCACCACCTCGCCGCCCAGGAGCGCCAGGACCCAGTGCACCGGGCGCGCAAACCCCTCGTCCAGGGAGCCCCAGCGCATGGACTTGCGAAACGGCAGCCGGGCCAGCCACTGGGGCACGAGCTCCCGGAGCACCTCGGCGGCGGGGCGGCCCGCCACCTCTTTTCGCACCGCCAGGTACTCTCCCTTGCCCGTGTGCACCCGGATCAGCTCGGCCACGGCGACCCCGTTGGTGCGGGCAAAGCCCTCGGCGGCCCGGGTCGGGTTGCCCGCGGCGTCGAAGGCGGCGGAGACCGGCGGCCCCACCTTCTCCTCGATCGCGTCGGCCTGCCGGGGGGCCACCCCCTCCACGTGGAGCACGAGCCGGCGCGGCGTGGCCAGGGTGCGCACCGAACCGCACCCGATCCGGGCCGCCGCGAGCCCCTCGCGGGCCAGGGCCCCCAGGGCGTCCTGGGCGGGGGGCAGGAACCCCGCGGGGATCTCTTCGGTGCCGATCTCGAGCAGAAAGTCGGTGGGCTGGCTCATCTCAAGACCCCTCCTGGCCCGCCGGGCGGGCGAGCTTGCCCAGGAGCGGGTGCCCCATCTCCTCCCGCTGGGCCACGTAGGCCTGGGCCACCTGGCGGGCGAGATCGCGCACCCGGCCGATGAAGCGGGCGCGCTCGGTGACGCTGATCACCCCCCGGGCGTCCAGCAGGTTGAAGGCGTGGGAACACTTGAGCGTGTAATCGTAGGCCGGGAGCACGAGCCCCTTGGCCACGAGTCGGCCCGATTCGGCCTCGAACTTGCTGAAGAGGTCGAAGAGCATCTCGGGGTTCGACTCCTCGAAGTTGTAGATGCTGCCCTCCACCTCGCCCCGGTGGTGCACGTCGCCGTAGGTGATGCCGTCGGTCCACACGAGGTCGTAGACATTCTCGACCCCCTGCAGGTACATGGCGATGCGCTCGATGCCGTAGGTGATCTCGGCCGAGACCGGCTTGCAGTCGATGCCGCCCGCCTGCTGGAAGTAGGTGAACTGGGTGATCTCCATCCCGTCGAGCCACACCTCCCACCCCAGTCCCCAGGCGCCCAGGGTGGGGCTCTCCCAGTCGTCCTCC contains:
- the glyQ gene encoding glycine--tRNA ligase subunit alpha, whose protein sequence is MTFQDVILRLQEYWARKGCLIAQPCDIEVGAGTMNPHTFLRCLGPEPWNVAYVEPSRRPKDGRYGENPNRLQHYYQYQVILKPSPLDVLELYLDSLRALGIDPLDHDIRFVEDDWESPTLGAWGLGWEVWLDGMEITQFTYFQQAGGIDCKPVSAEITYGIERIAMYLQGVENVYDLVWTDGITYGDVHHRGEVEGSIYNFEESNPEMLFDLFSKFEAESGRLVAKGLVLPAYDYTLKCSHAFNLLDARGVISVTERARFIGRVRDLARQVAQAYVAQREEMGHPLLGKLARPAGQEGS